One Microvirga thermotolerans DNA window includes the following coding sequences:
- a CDS encoding EAL domain-containing protein, which translates to MAEHRLHAYHQPNVVLGDNGLFASEVLTRIHSPSDGVEPIDLEKQLFLFDDAAALVDGEILQQSLDHLARLHGLGMERLQVSVNVSAASLCRRTYAEQLTAALAAKGISPSSVTIEIVETVNVEAHRKAIWDLHDIGVRIALDDFGTGYANLFHLKRLPVDFVKIDRRFISRICSDSSDRAIIDALIGLTKTLGIQSIAEGIETAEQAALLRDMGCDIGQGYFFGKAMPFEAWRDLVATWNPLRFKESP; encoded by the coding sequence TTGGCCGAGCATCGGCTGCACGCCTACCACCAGCCCAACGTGGTCCTTGGCGACAACGGACTCTTTGCCTCCGAGGTCCTGACGCGCATCCATTCGCCCTCGGACGGGGTGGAGCCCATCGACCTGGAGAAGCAGCTCTTCCTTTTCGACGACGCCGCCGCGTTGGTCGACGGCGAAATCCTCCAGCAGTCGCTCGACCATCTCGCCCGGCTGCACGGCCTCGGCATGGAGCGGCTGCAGGTCTCGGTGAACGTTTCCGCGGCATCGCTGTGCCGGAGGACCTATGCGGAGCAGCTCACGGCCGCCCTCGCGGCGAAGGGAATCAGCCCTTCGAGCGTCACGATCGAGATCGTCGAGACGGTCAATGTGGAGGCCCATCGCAAGGCGATCTGGGACCTTCACGACATCGGGGTCCGGATCGCGCTGGACGATTTCGGGACGGGCTACGCAAACCTGTTCCACCTGAAGCGCCTGCCGGTCGACTTCGTCAAGATAGACCGGCGATTCATCTCCCGAATCTGTTCGGATTCCTCGGACAGGGCGATCATCGACGCCCTCATCGGCCTCACCAAGACTCTCGGCATCCAGAGCATCGCGGAGGGCATCGAGACCGCCGAGCAGGCGGCCCTGCTCAGGGACATGGGGTGCGACATCGGGCAAGGGTACTTCTTCGGCAAGGCGATGCCGTTCGAGGCATGGCGCGACCTCGTCGCGACCTGGAACCCCCTGCGTTTCAAGGAATCTCCGTAG
- a CDS encoding YcjF family protein, with protein sequence MSRQPRAFRFDDPSLADGSVVVTEEPFDAIEAAEGAAVPVAERRRAPWLGILLSALTGLIVLALGLAVEKLIVDLYAVAPWLGWVALGLAAVAALAFLAFIGREVRGIWREQTIERLREAAVDALAVKDHKGAKAIVSELLNLYGGRASAVRGSARLMNAMEEIIDADDRLAMAERELLAPLDAQAKRAIAGAAKQVSLVTAVSPRAIVDVAFVIFAAVRLLRTLARIYGGRPGLFGFLRLAKAAFNHLAVTGGMAVGDSLLQQVLGLGLAARISAKLGEGVLNGLMTARFGLAALSVCRPLPFIREEAPKIGDVAGELIGRAEASAA encoded by the coding sequence ATGAGCCGCCAGCCCCGCGCCTTCCGCTTCGACGATCCGAGCCTCGCCGACGGCTCGGTGGTCGTGACCGAGGAGCCCTTCGATGCCATCGAGGCCGCCGAGGGCGCTGCCGTCCCCGTGGCGGAGAGGCGCCGGGCGCCCTGGCTCGGCATCCTGCTCTCGGCCCTGACGGGCCTGATCGTGCTCGCCCTCGGCCTCGCGGTCGAGAAGCTCATCGTCGATCTCTATGCGGTCGCGCCCTGGCTCGGTTGGGTCGCCCTCGGCCTCGCCGCCGTCGCCGCGCTCGCCTTCCTCGCCTTCATCGGCCGGGAGGTGAGAGGGATCTGGCGCGAGCAGACCATCGAGCGCCTGCGGGAGGCCGCGGTCGACGCCCTCGCGGTGAAGGATCACAAGGGGGCCAAGGCCATCGTGTCGGAGCTGCTGAACCTCTACGGCGGCCGGGCGAGCGCCGTCCGGGGAAGCGCCCGCCTCATGAACGCGATGGAGGAGATCATCGACGCGGACGACCGTCTCGCCATGGCCGAGCGGGAGCTGCTCGCCCCCCTCGATGCCCAGGCGAAGCGGGCCATCGCGGGGGCGGCGAAGCAGGTTTCCCTCGTCACCGCGGTGAGTCCCCGCGCCATCGTCGACGTGGCCTTCGTCATCTTCGCCGCCGTCCGCCTGCTGCGGACGCTCGCCCGGATCTATGGGGGGCGTCCCGGCCTCTTCGGCTTCCTGCGCCTCGCCAAGGCGGCGTTCAACCACCTCGCCGTGACCGGCGGCATGGCGGTCGGCGACAGCCTCCTGCAGCAGGTCCTCGGCCTCGGCCTTGCAGCGCGCATCTCCGCCAAGCTGGGGGAGGGGGTCCTGAACGGCCTGATGACCGCCCGCTTCGGCCTCGCCGCGCTCTCGGTCTGCCGCCCGCTTCCCTTCATCCGCGAGGAGGCGCCCAAGATCGGCGACGTGGCCGGCGAACTGATCGGCCGCGCCGAGGCTTCCGCGGCCTGA
- a CDS encoding MBOAT family O-acyltransferase produces MLFNSFVFLFAFLPVALLVHWLVDRFRPEWRLPVLLLLSLFFYGYWDWRFAPLLIVSILVNWLIARAFIRSGRDTLIPLAIAGNLVVLAIFKYFNFFADLANMIPGVSTPHYDIALPLGISFFTFHHIMYLTDLKAGRAPRFDLVRYGLYIAFFPQVLAGPLVRWSEIMHQFEERPYARPDAAERFARGLMLLVIGLAKKVFLGDQLAEYANPVYQAATAGHAISMGEAWQAALGFTFQVYFDFSGYTDMALGLGLLFGIVLPQNFDSPYRAVSLQDFWRRWHMTLSRFLRDYLYIAMGGSRKGLAVQIGALTATMTLGGLWHGAGLTYVVWGFLHGVGLAANTLWRKAGYSMPKILGWFCMFSFFVLTIIVFRAQSFEAAWRIYQAMFGFGAEGAAMKWRAIAVGAAFALIGPTAWTLVHKLPPRRWIALAFALLFVIVLFKIGDDVNYEFIYFQF; encoded by the coding sequence ATGCTCTTCAATTCGTTCGTCTTCCTCTTTGCCTTCCTTCCCGTTGCGCTTTTGGTGCACTGGCTCGTGGACCGCTTCCGGCCGGAATGGCGCCTGCCGGTGTTGCTCCTTCTCTCGCTCTTCTTCTACGGGTACTGGGACTGGCGCTTTGCGCCCCTGCTGATCGTCTCGATCCTGGTGAACTGGCTGATCGCCCGCGCCTTCATCCGCTCGGGCCGGGACACCCTGATCCCGCTCGCCATCGCCGGAAACCTCGTGGTCCTGGCGATCTTCAAGTATTTCAACTTCTTCGCGGATCTCGCGAACATGATCCCGGGCGTCTCGACGCCGCACTACGACATCGCCCTGCCGCTCGGCATCTCGTTCTTCACCTTCCACCACATCATGTACCTGACGGACCTGAAGGCGGGGAGGGCGCCGCGCTTCGACCTGGTCCGCTACGGGCTCTACATCGCCTTCTTCCCGCAGGTCCTCGCCGGCCCCCTGGTGCGCTGGAGCGAGATCATGCACCAGTTCGAGGAGCGCCCCTATGCCCGGCCCGACGCGGCGGAGCGTTTCGCCCGCGGCCTGATGCTCCTCGTCATCGGCCTGGCGAAGAAGGTTTTCCTCGGCGACCAACTGGCCGAGTACGCCAACCCGGTCTATCAGGCCGCCACCGCGGGGCACGCGATCAGCATGGGCGAGGCCTGGCAGGCGGCGCTCGGCTTCACCTTCCAGGTCTATTTCGACTTCTCAGGCTACACGGACATGGCCCTGGGGCTCGGCCTGCTGTTCGGCATCGTGCTGCCGCAGAACTTCGATTCGCCCTACCGCGCCGTGTCCCTGCAGGACTTCTGGCGGCGCTGGCACATGACCCTGTCGCGCTTCCTCCGGGATTATCTCTACATCGCCATGGGCGGCAGCCGGAAAGGCCTGGCGGTGCAGATCGGCGCGCTCACCGCCACCATGACCCTCGGCGGCCTCTGGCACGGGGCGGGGCTCACCTACGTGGTCTGGGGCTTCCTCCACGGGGTGGGGCTCGCCGCCAACACCCTATGGCGCAAGGCCGGCTACTCCATGCCGAAGATCCTCGGCTGGTTCTGCATGTTCAGCTTCTTCGTGCTGACCATCATCGTGTTCCGGGCCCAGAGCTTCGAGGCCGCCTGGCGGATCTATCAGGCCATGTTCGGCTTCGGCGCGGAGGGCGCGGCCATGAAATGGCGCGCCATCGCCGTGGGGGCGGCCTTCGCCCTGATCGGGCCGACGGCCTGGACCCTGGTCCACAAGCTGCCGCCGCGGCGCTGGATCGCGCTCGCCTTCGCGCTCCTCTTCGTGATCGTCTTGTTCAAGATCGGCGACGACGTGA